The following are encoded together in the Primulina huaijiensis isolate GDHJ02 unplaced genomic scaffold, ASM1229523v2 scaffold33841, whole genome shotgun sequence genome:
- the LOC140968230 gene encoding pectinesterase 3-like, translating into MESINFIKGYGKVIPSEEDPNSSQKNNKWISNRRLKIIYISSAIFLTIAVASLIGALVHKSTTESEESETTTPLASNSAEALKTVCSVTLHPDSCFSSISPLNTPPINNSPLHFFNLSLQVAIHEVSNLSSLPQDLIKNSPALKDCTDLFSDAASQLEKSADLMRVNPGEKALTEMKISDIQTWVSAAMTNQETCIDGLEETGSTAVDELKTRVHKSQEYMSNTLAILNHIQSLYDKFGLTMP; encoded by the coding sequence ATGGAATCCATCAATTTCATCAAAGGCTACGGCAAAGTAATTCCATCGGAAGAAGACCCAAATTCGTCCCAAAAAAACAACAAATGGATCAGCAATCGCCGTCTCAAAATCATATACATCTCCTCCGCGATTTTCCTCACCATCGCCGTCGCTTCACTCATCGGCGCTCTGGTCCACAAATCCACGACTGAATCCGAAGAATCGGAGACGACAACCCCGCTGGCCTCCAACTCCGCCGAGGCGCTCAAAACAGTTTGTTCAGTCACGCTGCACCCAGATTCATGCTTCTCCTCCATTTCCCCACTCAATACCCCACCGATCAACAACAGCCCTTTACACTTCTTCAACCTTTCTCTCCAAGTTGCTATACATGAGGTCTCGAATCTCTCTTCTCTGCCCCAGGATTTAATCAAAAACTCGCCGGCTCTGAAGGATTGCACCGATTTGTTCTCCGACGCGGCTAGTCAACTCGAAAAGTCGGCGGATTTGATGAGGGTCAACCCCGGGGAGAAAGCATTGACCGAGATGAAGATAAGCGATATCCAGACGTGGGTCAGTGCAGCCATGACCAATCAGGAGACATGTATCGACGGCCTCGAGGAGACGGGATCGACGGCAGTGGATGAACTGAAGACGAGGGTGCACAAGTCGCAGGAATACATGAGCAACACCTTAGCAATTCTCAATCATATTCAAAGCCTTTACGACAAGTTTGGCCTCACGATGCCTTGA